In Euphorbia lathyris chromosome 9, ddEupLath1.1, whole genome shotgun sequence, the following are encoded in one genomic region:
- the LOC136205140 gene encoding alanine--glyoxylate aminotransferase 2 homolog 3, mitochondrial-like: MMIARLYTGSHDIISLRNAYHGNAAATMGATAQSCWKFNVIQSGVHHALNPDPYRGVFGSDGEKYAKDVQDIIDFGTTGHVAGFISEAIQGVGGIIELAPGYLPPVYKSIRKAGGICIADEVQAGFARTGSHFWGFESQGVVPDIVTMAKGIGNGIPLGAVVTTPEIAEVLTRRSYFNTFGGNPVCTAAGLAVLKVIEKENLQENALVVGSHLKTRLTELKDKYEIIGDVRGKGMMVGVELVTDRQQKSPAKAETLHVMEQMKELGVLIGKGGFHGNVFRITPPLCFTKEDADFLVDGMDYTMSKM, from the exons ATGATGATAGCAAGATTATACACTGGGTCCCATGATATAATATCTTTGAGAAATGCATACCATGGGAATGCAGCAGCAACAATGGGTGCAACTGCACAGTCTTGCTGGAAATTCAATGTCATACAG AGTGGAGTACATCATGCCTTAAACCCAGACCCATACAGAGGTGTATTTGGTTCAGATGGAGAAAAGTATGCAAAAGATGTTCAAGATATAATTGACTTTGGAACAACTGGTCATGTTGCTGGATTTATATCTGAAGCCATACAA GGAGTCGGTGGAATCATAGAACTTGCCCCGGGGTACTTGCCTCCTGTTTACAAGAGCATTAGAAAAGCAGGAGGCATTTGCATTGCTGATGAGGTTCAGGCTGGGTTTGCTCGCACGGGGAGCCATTTTTGGGGATTTGAGTCACAGGGTGTTGTTCCTGACATAGTGACCATGGCAAag GGAATAGGCAATGGTATTCCTCTAGGAGCTGTGGTGACAACTCCTGAGATTGCTGAAGTATTGACTCGCCGCAGTTACTTTAACACATTTGGGGGGAATCCAGTATGTACTGCTGCAGGGTTGGCTGTACTAAAAgtgattgaaaaagaaaatctTCAGGAAAATGCTTTGGTTGTCGGGTCACATCTGAAAACGAGACTTACTGAACTTAAAGATAAATACGAAA TTATTGGTGATGTGAGAGGAAAAGGTATGATGGTTGGAGTTGAGCTAGTAACTGATCGGCAACAGAAAAGTCCTGCTAAGGCTGAAACTTTACATGTAATGGAGCAAATGAAAG AATTAGGAGTCCTGATTGGAAAAGGTGGATTTCATGGAAATGTTTTTAGAATTACACCTCCCCTCTGTTTCACCAAGGAAGATGCAG ATTTCCTTGTGGATGGGATGGATTACACAATGTCAAAGATGTGA